Proteins encoded in a region of the Mycobacterium branderi genome:
- a CDS encoding SDR family oxidoreductase, translating to MGALEGRVAVITGAGRGIGREHALLFAKEGAKVVVNDLGGDNTGEGADAGPAHEVVDEITAAGGTAVANTENIATWDGAESVVRQAIDEFGRLDVLVNNAGILRDSFIAGMDEAQWDAVIAVHLKGHFAMLRHAAAYWKAQSKAGDQPNAAVINTASGSGVTLPNPGQANYGAAKAGIAALTLIAAEELDRYGVRVNAIAPIARTRLTLATPGMGALMDEPDDGELDLFSPANISPLVAYLATEKCPITGRVYAVQGGAISRLAGWQDVETIETDGPWLIDDIAARLP from the coding sequence ATGGGTGCATTGGAAGGGCGGGTAGCCGTCATCACCGGCGCCGGCCGGGGAATCGGGCGCGAACACGCGCTGCTGTTCGCCAAGGAGGGCGCCAAGGTCGTCGTCAACGACCTCGGAGGCGACAACACCGGCGAAGGCGCCGACGCCGGCCCGGCGCACGAGGTCGTCGACGAGATCACCGCCGCCGGCGGCACGGCCGTCGCCAACACCGAGAACATCGCCACCTGGGATGGCGCGGAAAGCGTTGTGCGGCAGGCGATCGACGAGTTCGGGCGACTCGATGTGCTAGTCAACAACGCCGGCATCTTGCGGGACTCGTTCATCGCCGGCATGGACGAAGCCCAGTGGGACGCGGTGATCGCCGTGCATCTCAAAGGGCACTTCGCGATGCTTCGGCATGCCGCCGCCTACTGGAAGGCCCAGTCGAAGGCGGGGGATCAGCCCAATGCCGCGGTGATCAACACCGCGTCGGGTTCCGGTGTAACGCTGCCTAATCCGGGCCAGGCCAACTACGGCGCGGCCAAAGCGGGCATCGCGGCGCTGACGTTGATCGCCGCCGAGGAGCTGGACCGATACGGTGTGCGGGTCAACGCGATCGCGCCGATCGCACGGACCCGGCTCACCTTGGCCACTCCCGGGATGGGCGCGCTCATGGACGAACCCGACGACGGCGAGCTGGACTTGTTCAGCCCAGCCAACATCTCGCCGCTGGTGGCCTATCTGGCGACGGAAAAGTGCCCGATCACCGGCCGCGTGTATGCCGTTCAGGGCGGGGCGATTTCGCGACTCGCGGGCTGGCAGGATGTCGAGACCATCGAGACCGACGGCCCGTGGCTCATCGACGACATCGCGGCGAGGCTGCCATAG
- a CDS encoding MaoC/PaaZ C-terminal domain-containing protein, with protein sequence MTETLEFDDTGLDRWTDDERFEVTRERLAEYAAATNDPIEAHRRGDVAPPVFAIVPVFEALLTPAVDVMPVEAIPRIVHGEQDFHFHRPIRPGDKLVSRAKMIGYQGLEKGTRAAILLECRTEDGELVNEQYVTTFVRGLTVGRAVGVLSPDHKFDDALRSKAPAAKVVQHIDADQTFRYAPAAGDPMPIHLDEEVAKDAGLPGIIAHGLCTMAFTSWAVLTELADSDVNRLKRFAVRFSKPVLPGDDLETRIWEKGHADGITSYAFETARGDDFVITDGLAEIRETR encoded by the coding sequence ATGACGGAAACACTCGAGTTCGACGACACCGGCCTTGATCGCTGGACCGACGACGAGCGATTCGAGGTTACCCGGGAGCGGTTGGCGGAATACGCGGCGGCGACCAACGATCCGATCGAGGCGCACCGCAGAGGGGATGTCGCGCCGCCGGTGTTCGCGATCGTGCCTGTGTTCGAGGCGCTGCTGACCCCGGCGGTCGATGTCATGCCCGTCGAGGCGATCCCGCGAATCGTGCACGGGGAACAGGATTTTCATTTCCACCGGCCGATCCGCCCGGGTGACAAGCTGGTATCCCGTGCCAAGATGATCGGATACCAGGGCCTGGAGAAAGGCACCCGCGCGGCGATCCTGCTGGAATGCCGCACCGAGGACGGCGAACTGGTCAACGAGCAGTACGTCACCACGTTCGTGCGCGGACTGACCGTGGGCCGTGCCGTTGGGGTTTTGAGCCCCGACCACAAGTTCGACGACGCGCTGCGCTCGAAGGCGCCCGCCGCCAAGGTGGTGCAGCACATCGACGCCGACCAGACGTTCCGTTACGCCCCGGCAGCCGGCGACCCGATGCCGATTCACCTCGACGAGGAGGTGGCCAAGGACGCCGGGCTGCCCGGCATCATCGCGCACGGGTTGTGCACCATGGCGTTCACCTCGTGGGCGGTGCTCACCGAACTGGCCGACTCGGATGTCAACCGGCTCAAGCGGTTCGCGGTGCGGTTCTCCAAGCCGGTGCTGCCGGGCGACGACCTGGAGACGCGGATCTGGGAGAAGGGCCACGCGGACGGAATCACCAGTTACGCATTCGAGACGGCACGCGGTGACGACTTCGTCATCACCGACGGGCTGGCGGAGATCAGGGAGACACGCTGA
- a CDS encoding type II toxin-antitoxin system Rv0910 family toxin, translating to MGHIEATRELSAGPEALWETVSDLANWDKWFTVHEKWLEEPPATLSEGAKLTAKIVMLGMANKIEWTVESVDPPRGLVLSGTGMAGVKAQFTFTIEPDGAGSKFTVRGDFEGAMIKGALGKAVEKDGAKQLDKTLDQLDVLATAS from the coding sequence ATGGGACACATCGAGGCAACCCGGGAACTGAGTGCCGGCCCCGAGGCGCTGTGGGAAACCGTCAGCGACCTGGCCAACTGGGACAAGTGGTTCACCGTGCACGAGAAATGGCTGGAGGAACCGCCTGCCACGCTCAGCGAAGGCGCAAAGCTGACCGCCAAAATCGTCATGCTCGGGATGGCCAACAAGATCGAGTGGACGGTCGAATCGGTCGACCCGCCGCGCGGCCTGGTGCTCAGCGGCACCGGAATGGCCGGTGTCAAGGCGCAATTCACCTTCACCATCGAGCCAGACGGAGCCGGCTCCAAATTCACCGTCCGCGGTGATTTCGAGGGTGCCATGATCAAGGGCGCGCTGGGCAAGGCCGTGGAAAAGGACGGCGCCAAGCAGCTCGACAAGACGCTCGACCAGCTCGATGTTTTGGCCACGGCCTCATGA
- a CDS encoding lipid-transfer protein produces the protein MANKVYVVGVGMTKFEKPGRREGWDYPDMARESGTNALQDAGISYSDVEQGYVGYVYGESTSGQRALYELGMTGIPVVNVNNNCSTGSTALFLAAQAIRGGLADCTIALGFEKMKPGSLEASYDDRAQPMEKHILAMAEISEVLFPPAPWMFGAAGREHMRQYGSTAEHFAKIGYKNHKHSVNNPFAQFQDSYTLEDILGSRMIYDPLTKLQCSPTSDGSGAAILASEQFVDKHGLAGQAVEIVGQAMTTDFESTFDGTCKALVGYHMNVQAAQRVYDQSGLGPEDFQVIELHDCFSANELLLYEALGLCGPGEAPKLIDNGDTTYGGRWVVNPSGGLISKGHPLGATGLAQCAELTWQLRGLADKRQVDGVTAALQHNIGLGGAAVVTAYQRAER, from the coding sequence ATGGCAAACAAGGTCTACGTCGTCGGTGTGGGGATGACGAAGTTCGAGAAACCGGGGCGCCGGGAAGGCTGGGACTACCCGGACATGGCGCGCGAATCCGGCACCAACGCGCTACAGGACGCCGGCATCAGCTACAGCGACGTCGAGCAGGGTTACGTCGGCTACGTCTACGGCGAGTCGACGTCGGGGCAGCGTGCTCTTTACGAGCTGGGCATGACCGGGATTCCGGTCGTCAACGTCAACAACAACTGCTCGACCGGCTCGACGGCGCTTTTCCTGGCCGCCCAGGCGATTCGAGGCGGGCTCGCCGACTGCACCATCGCACTCGGGTTTGAAAAAATGAAGCCCGGATCGCTAGAGGCCAGCTACGACGACCGCGCGCAGCCGATGGAAAAGCACATCCTCGCGATGGCCGAGATCTCCGAGGTCTTGTTTCCGCCGGCGCCGTGGATGTTCGGCGCCGCCGGTCGCGAGCACATGCGCCAGTACGGCAGCACCGCAGAGCATTTCGCCAAGATCGGCTACAAGAACCACAAGCACTCGGTCAACAACCCGTTCGCGCAGTTCCAGGACTCCTACACCCTGGAGGACATCCTGGGCTCGCGGATGATCTACGACCCGCTGACCAAGCTGCAGTGTTCGCCCACCTCCGACGGCTCGGGAGCCGCGATCCTGGCCAGCGAACAGTTCGTCGACAAGCACGGGCTGGCCGGCCAGGCCGTGGAGATCGTCGGGCAGGCAATGACCACCGACTTCGAGTCAACGTTCGACGGCACTTGCAAGGCGCTGGTCGGCTACCACATGAACGTGCAAGCGGCGCAACGCGTCTACGACCAATCCGGCCTGGGCCCGGAGGACTTCCAGGTGATCGAGCTGCACGACTGCTTCTCCGCCAACGAGCTGCTGCTCTATGAGGCCCTCGGCCTGTGCGGCCCAGGCGAAGCGCCCAAGCTGATCGACAACGGCGACACCACCTACGGCGGGCGCTGGGTGGTCAACCCGTCCGGCGGCCTGATTTCCAAGGGTCATCCGCTGGGCGCAACAGGCTTGGCGCAGTGTGCCGAACTGACCTGGCAGTTACGGGGTCTCGCGGACAAGCGCCAGGTCGACGGGGTCACGGCGGCCCTGCAGCACAACATCGGACTCGGTGGCGCCGCCGTCGTCACCGCCTACCAACGAGCGGAGCGTTAA
- a CDS encoding TetR/AcrR family transcriptional regulator: MRSRLLEATVECLVTYGYAGTTTHRVAELAGVTRGAQIHHFRSKQDLVVAAIEHLAQQRAHAAIRELSRVKGRPDPAKVLDFIWDAHQGPLFVATLELWVASRTDRVLAQQIQRVEPLVNDTLFSAIAQFLPEQAAQKELRYLIYTAMDALRGILVASFVDQDIARARRRWDRACAHLRNELSQLLSVQPGA, encoded by the coding sequence ATGCGGTCGCGGTTGCTCGAGGCGACGGTCGAATGCCTGGTCACCTACGGGTATGCCGGCACGACCACGCACCGCGTCGCGGAGCTGGCCGGCGTGACCCGCGGCGCGCAGATCCACCACTTCCGGTCGAAGCAAGATCTGGTGGTCGCCGCGATCGAGCACCTGGCTCAGCAGCGGGCGCACGCGGCCATTCGCGAGCTGAGCCGCGTCAAGGGCAGGCCCGATCCCGCCAAGGTGCTGGATTTCATTTGGGACGCGCATCAGGGCCCGCTTTTTGTTGCCACGCTCGAACTTTGGGTGGCATCCCGAACGGACCGAGTGCTCGCGCAGCAGATCCAGCGCGTCGAACCGCTGGTCAACGACACGCTGTTCTCCGCGATTGCGCAGTTCCTTCCAGAGCAAGCAGCGCAAAAGGAACTGCGCTACCTCATCTATACGGCGATGGATGCTCTGCGCGGCATTCTGGTGGCCAGCTTCGTCGATCAGGACATCGCCCGGGCGCGCCGTCGATGGGATCGCGCCTGCGCTCATCTCCGCAACGAGCTGAGCCAGCTGCTCTCAGTTCAGCCGGGCGCTTAA
- a CDS encoding lipid-transfer protein, with protein MTNKVYVVGVGMTKFEKPGRRENWDYPDMARESGTKALEDAGIDYREVEQGYVGYVAGDSTSGQRALYELGMTGIPIVNVNNNCSTGSTALFLAAQAIRGGLADCTIALGFEKMQPGSLGGGAQDRESPMARHVKAMAEIDEFAMPVAPWMFGAAGREHMRQYGSTAEHFAKIGYKNHKHSVNNPFAQFQEPYTLDDILAARMISDPLTKLQCSPTSDGSGAAILASEKFVDKHGLAGQATEIVGQAMTTDFASTFDGTAKNLIGYDMNVQAAQRVYEQSGLGPTDFQVIELHDCFSANELLLYEALGLCGEGEAPKLIDNGDTTYGGRWVVNPSGGLISKGHPLGATGLAQCAELTWQLRGTADKRQVDNVTAALQHNIGLGGAAVVTAYQRAER; from the coding sequence ATGACAAACAAGGTTTACGTCGTCGGCGTCGGCATGACGAAGTTCGAGAAGCCGGGCCGCCGGGAAAACTGGGACTATCCCGACATGGCGCGGGAGTCCGGCACCAAGGCGCTCGAAGACGCGGGCATCGACTACCGCGAAGTTGAGCAGGGCTATGTCGGCTATGTCGCCGGCGATTCGACGTCCGGGCAGCGGGCGCTTTACGAGCTGGGCATGACCGGGATTCCGATTGTCAACGTCAACAACAACTGCTCGACGGGCTCGACGGCGCTTTTTCTGGCTGCGCAGGCCATCCGCGGCGGGCTCGCCGACTGCACGATCGCGCTGGGCTTCGAGAAGATGCAGCCCGGCTCGCTGGGCGGCGGTGCGCAGGACCGCGAATCGCCGATGGCGCGGCACGTGAAGGCGATGGCGGAGATCGACGAGTTCGCGATGCCCGTCGCACCGTGGATGTTCGGCGCCGCCGGTCGCGAGCACATGCGCCAATACGGCAGCACCGCAGAGCATTTCGCCAAGATCGGCTACAAGAACCACAAGCACTCGGTCAACAACCCGTTCGCGCAGTTCCAGGAGCCCTACACGCTCGACGACATCCTGGCGGCGCGGATGATCTCCGATCCGCTGACGAAACTGCAGTGTTCGCCCACCTCGGACGGGTCGGGCGCGGCGATCCTGGCCAGCGAGAAGTTCGTCGACAAGCACGGGCTGGCCGGCCAGGCGACCGAGATTGTCGGCCAGGCGATGACCACCGACTTCGCGTCGACCTTCGACGGCACGGCGAAAAATCTCATCGGCTACGACATGAATGTTCAAGCCGCGCAACGCGTTTACGAGCAGTCCGGTCTCGGGCCGACCGATTTTCAGGTGATCGAGCTGCACGACTGCTTTTCCGCCAACGAGCTGCTGCTCTATGAGGCTCTCGGGCTGTGCGGCGAGGGTGAGGCGCCCAAGCTGATCGACAACGGCGACACCACCTACGGCGGCCGCTGGGTGGTCAACCCGTCCGGCGGGCTGATCTCCAAGGGCCACCCGCTGGGCGCAACCGGTTTGGCGCAGTGCGCCGAGCTGACCTGGCAGCTGCGCGGTACCGCCGACAAGCGTCAGGTCGACAACGTGACCGCCGCGCTGCAGCACAACATCGGGCTCGGGGGAGCGGCCGTCGTCACCGCCTACCAGCGCGCCGAACGGTGA
- the truB gene encoding tRNA pseudouridine(55) synthase TruB translates to MTAGLVIVDKPAGMTSHDVVGRCRRIFGTRRVGHAGTLDPMATGVLVIGVERATKVLGLISGAPKSYAATIRLGQSTSTEDAEGEVLQEVSAAHLTDDAVTTAIAGLRGDIMQVPSAVSAVKIGGRRAYRLAREGQTVELAARPVRVDRFELVARRRHDRLVDLDVEVDCSSGTYIRALARDLGDALGVGGHLTALRRTRVGRFGLDQARTLDELAEQPRLSLDLDEACLQLFPRRELTVEEAVSVSHGRPLPSAGIDGVYAACAADDRVIALLRDDGPRTKSVVVIRPATL, encoded by the coding sequence ATGACCGCCGGCCTTGTCATCGTCGACAAGCCCGCCGGGATGACCAGCCACGACGTGGTGGGGCGATGCCGGCGGATCTTCGGTACCCGCCGCGTGGGACACGCGGGGACGCTGGACCCGATGGCCACCGGCGTGCTGGTGATCGGCGTAGAGCGGGCGACCAAGGTCCTCGGGCTGATCAGCGGCGCGCCGAAGTCGTATGCGGCGACCATTCGGCTGGGCCAGTCGACGTCCACCGAGGACGCGGAAGGCGAAGTGCTGCAAGAGGTCTCCGCTGCGCACCTGACCGACGATGCGGTAACGACGGCCATCGCGGGCCTTCGTGGCGACATCATGCAGGTGCCGTCGGCGGTCAGCGCGGTCAAGATCGGCGGCCGGCGCGCTTATCGATTGGCCCGGGAGGGCCAGACCGTCGAACTGGCCGCGCGGCCGGTGCGCGTCGACCGCTTCGAGCTGGTGGCCCGCAGGCGCCACGATCGGCTCGTCGACCTCGACGTCGAGGTCGACTGCTCGTCGGGAACCTACATCCGCGCGCTCGCCCGCGATCTGGGCGACGCGCTCGGTGTCGGCGGACATCTGACGGCGTTGCGGCGCACCAGGGTGGGGCGCTTCGGGCTGGATCAAGCGCGCACGCTCGACGAACTGGCCGAGCAGCCGCGGCTGAGCCTGGATCTCGACGAGGCGTGCCTGCAGCTCTTTCCACGCCGCGAGCTGACTGTTGAAGAAGCCGTGTCGGTGTCCCACGGCCGGCCGCTGCCGTCGGCCGGCATCGACGGCGTCTACGCCGCCTGCGCCGCCGACGACCGGGTGATCGCGCTGCTGCGCGACGACGGCCCGCGCACCAAATCGGTGGTCGTGATCCGCCCCGCCACGTTGTAG
- the pptT gene encoding 4'-phosphopantetheinyl transferase PptT — MTDSTLMSAVLPEHADNLAFAELYSDPPGLTPLPEEEPLIARSVAKRRNEFTTVRHCARIALGELGLPPLPILKGDKGEPCWPEGVVGSLTHCTGYRGALVGRSGAVRSVGIDAEPHDVLPDGVLDAITLAEERHEISALPDSLHWDRILFCAKEATYKAWFPLTRRWLGFEDAHIVFDVDPNGSTGVFVSKILVDGAALSGPPLTALRGRWSVRNDLVLTAIVL, encoded by the coding sequence ATGACCGACAGCACGTTGATGTCGGCGGTGCTGCCCGAGCATGCCGACAACCTGGCATTTGCCGAGTTGTATTCGGACCCGCCCGGCCTGACGCCGCTGCCCGAGGAAGAGCCGTTGATCGCACGCTCGGTGGCCAAGCGGCGCAACGAATTCACCACCGTCCGGCACTGTGCCCGGATCGCGCTGGGCGAACTGGGGTTGCCGCCGTTGCCAATTCTGAAGGGCGACAAGGGCGAGCCGTGCTGGCCCGAGGGCGTGGTGGGCAGCCTCACGCACTGCACGGGCTACCGCGGCGCCCTGGTGGGCCGCAGCGGTGCAGTGCGCTCGGTGGGCATCGACGCCGAACCGCACGACGTGCTACCGGACGGTGTGCTTGACGCGATCACGCTGGCGGAGGAACGCCACGAAATCTCCGCGCTGCCCGACAGCCTGCACTGGGATCGAATCCTGTTCTGCGCCAAGGAGGCAACCTACAAGGCGTGGTTTCCGTTGACGCGGCGCTGGCTGGGTTTCGAGGACGCTCACATCGTGTTCGACGTGGATCCGAACGGGTCCACGGGCGTGTTCGTCTCCAAGATCCTGGTCGACGGCGCCGCGCTGTCCGGCCCGCCGTTGACCGCGCTGCGCGGGCGGTGGTCGGTGCGAAACGACTTGGTGCTCACGGCGATCGTGCTATGA
- a CDS encoding metallophosphoesterase family protein — protein MAAENTRHEPTLWAVSDLHTGHLGNKPVTESLHPSSPDDWLIVAGDVGERTDDIRWSLDLLRRRFAKVIWVPGNHELWTTGKDPMQVFGRARYDYLVHMCDELGIVTPEHPFPVWTERGGPATIVPMFLLYDYTFLPEGATTKAEGLAIAREHNVVATDEFLLSPEPYGTREAWCRDRLAATRKRLEELDWMTPTVLVNHFPLVREPCDALFYPEFSLWCGTTETADWHTRYNATCSVYGHLHIPRTTWYDGVRFEEVSVGYPREWRRRKPFSWLRQVLPDPQYAPGYLNDFGGHFVITPEMRKQAEQFRERLRQRQSR, from the coding sequence GTGGCGGCAGAAAACACGCGGCACGAGCCGACGCTGTGGGCGGTCTCCGACCTGCACACCGGTCACCTCGGCAACAAGCCCGTCACCGAATCGCTGCACCCGTCGTCGCCGGACGACTGGCTGATCGTCGCCGGTGACGTCGGCGAACGCACCGATGACATCCGCTGGTCGCTGGATCTGCTGCGACGACGGTTCGCCAAGGTCATCTGGGTGCCCGGCAACCACGAGCTGTGGACCACCGGCAAGGACCCGATGCAGGTCTTCGGCCGCGCGCGCTACGACTACCTGGTGCACATGTGCGACGAACTGGGCATCGTCACCCCGGAGCATCCCTTCCCGGTGTGGACCGAGCGGGGCGGCCCGGCCACGATCGTGCCGATGTTTCTGCTCTACGACTACACATTCCTGCCGGAAGGGGCGACCACCAAAGCCGAAGGCCTGGCGATCGCCCGGGAACACAACGTGGTGGCCACCGACGAATTCCTGTTGTCGCCCGAGCCGTACGGCACCCGCGAGGCCTGGTGCCGGGATCGGTTGGCGGCCACCCGCAAGCGCCTGGAAGAGCTCGACTGGATGACGCCGACCGTGCTGGTCAACCATTTCCCGCTGGTGCGCGAGCCCTGTGATGCGTTGTTCTACCCGGAGTTCTCGCTGTGGTGCGGCACCACCGAGACCGCCGACTGGCACACCCGCTACAACGCGACCTGCTCGGTCTACGGCCACCTGCACATTCCCCGCACCACGTGGTACGACGGGGTGCGCTTCGAAGAGGTGTCGGTGGGCTACCCGCGGGAATGGCGGCGCCGCAAGCCGTTCAGCTGGCTGCGCCAGGTGCTGCCGGACCCGCAGTATGCGCCCGGGTACCTCAACGATTTCGGCGGACATTTCGTGATCACCCCCGAGATGCGCAAGCAGGCCGAACAGTTCCGGGAACGGTTGCGGCAGCGGCAATCACGATGA
- a CDS encoding DUF3558 domain-containing protein, with protein sequence MAGKWLAKLRVITALGALLMAVVVVWQSTPPTGSGGMAVQLRSTGAPLDPATTMKSPIVATTDPRPFDPCEDIPFDVVQRLGLSYTPPEHEEGLRCHYDAGNYQLAVEPIVWRSYEQTLPADALETTVNGHRAAQYWVLKPTYHNSYWYVSCMVAFKTSYGLIQQALFYSTVYSNPDVDCPATNLQRANELSPYYVF encoded by the coding sequence ATGGCCGGAAAGTGGCTCGCGAAATTGCGTGTGATCACGGCACTGGGCGCGCTGCTGATGGCGGTTGTCGTGGTCTGGCAGAGTACCCCGCCGACCGGTAGCGGCGGCATGGCCGTGCAGTTGCGGTCCACCGGCGCACCGCTGGACCCGGCCACCACGATGAAAAGCCCGATCGTGGCCACCACCGATCCCCGGCCGTTCGACCCCTGCGAGGACATCCCATTCGACGTCGTCCAGCGGCTCGGCCTGTCGTACACCCCGCCCGAGCACGAGGAGGGGCTGCGCTGCCACTACGACGCGGGCAACTACCAGTTGGCCGTCGAGCCGATCGTCTGGCGCAGCTACGAGCAGACGTTGCCGGCCGACGCTCTCGAGACCACAGTGAACGGTCACCGGGCCGCGCAGTACTGGGTGCTCAAGCCGACCTACCACAACAGCTATTGGTACGTTTCCTGCATGGTGGCGTTCAAGACCAGCTACGGGCTGATCCAGCAGGCGCTGTTCTATTCGACGGTCTACTCCAATCCCGACGTCGACTGCCCGGCCACCAATTTGCAACGGGCCAACGAGCTTTCCCCCTACTACGTGTTCTGA
- a CDS encoding CocE/NonD family hydrolase: MLRTRIRRAGGRVLRPLLHLPAETTRYTVSRVAVPMRDGAELAADHYAPTGTEPVGTLLVRGPYGRGFPFSLIYGALYAARGYHVVLQSVRGTFGSAGVFEPMVREADDGADTVAWLRQQPWFTGRFGTVGLSYLGFTQWAILADPPPELAAAVITAGPHDFCASSWGTGSFGLNDFLGWSDLIAHQEEPRIRSGIRQLLARRRVARAAGKLPLGAGGRALLGEGAPWYESWLEHQDRDDPFWEPMRFTAALDKAQVPVLLFGGWQDLFLRQTLEQYRHLRDRSVDVALTVGPWTHTQLLTTGLGAISRESLAWLDTHLGGAAGRSRPSRVRVFVTGEGWRELADWPPATTTRPLYLQPGGGLATKPPSPAPAATFRFDPADPTPTIGGPLLSPNSGYRNDSRLARRDDVLVFTGDALADDLCVHGNPIVELAHTTDNPHVDVFVRVSEVDARDRSRNVSDGYRRLAEPLDPLRIELDAVAHRFRAGSRIRVLIAGGWHPRYARNLGTGEPVVSGSRMTPTTHSVHFGTSRLLLPVDQTSADGIADPGGDPR; encoded by the coding sequence ATGCTGCGCACGCGCATTCGGCGTGCCGGCGGTCGCGTCCTGCGCCCACTGCTGCACCTGCCGGCGGAAACCACGCGTTACACGGTGAGCCGCGTCGCCGTCCCGATGCGCGACGGCGCCGAGCTCGCCGCCGACCACTACGCCCCAACCGGCACCGAGCCCGTCGGGACCCTGTTGGTCCGCGGGCCGTACGGCCGCGGGTTTCCGTTCTCGCTGATATACGGCGCGCTGTACGCCGCCCGCGGCTACCACGTGGTGCTGCAAAGCGTTCGGGGAACATTCGGGTCGGCGGGGGTCTTCGAACCAATGGTCCGTGAGGCCGACGACGGCGCCGACACCGTGGCATGGTTGCGTCAGCAGCCGTGGTTCACCGGCCGGTTCGGCACCGTCGGACTGTCGTATCTCGGCTTCACCCAGTGGGCGATCCTGGCTGACCCTCCACCGGAACTGGCCGCCGCCGTCATCACCGCAGGGCCCCACGACTTCTGCGCGTCGTCGTGGGGAACCGGCTCGTTCGGGCTCAACGACTTCCTGGGCTGGAGCGACCTGATCGCCCACCAGGAAGAACCCCGGATCCGGAGCGGCATTCGCCAGCTGCTCGCCCGCCGCCGGGTGGCCCGCGCGGCCGGCAAGTTGCCGCTCGGCGCGGGGGGCCGGGCGCTGCTCGGCGAGGGCGCGCCCTGGTACGAGTCCTGGCTGGAACACCAGGACCGCGACGACCCGTTCTGGGAGCCGATGCGTTTCACCGCCGCACTGGACAAGGCGCAGGTCCCCGTGCTTCTGTTCGGCGGCTGGCAGGACCTGTTCCTGCGGCAGACACTCGAGCAATACCGGCATCTGCGCGACCGGTCCGTCGACGTGGCGCTGACCGTCGGGCCGTGGACCCATACCCAGCTGCTCACCACCGGCTTGGGCGCCATCAGCCGCGAATCCCTGGCGTGGCTGGACACCCATCTGGGCGGTGCGGCGGGCAGGTCGCGGCCCAGCAGGGTGCGGGTCTTCGTCACCGGTGAAGGTTGGCGGGAGCTGGCGGATTGGCCGCCGGCGACGACCACCCGGCCGCTGTACCTGCAACCCGGCGGCGGGCTGGCCACCAAGCCGCCCTCCCCTGCCCCGGCAGCCACGTTCCGGTTCGACCCGGCCGACCCGACGCCCACGATCGGCGGCCCGCTGCTCTCGCCGAACAGCGGATACCGCAACGACAGCCGGCTCGCCCGCCGCGACGACGTGCTCGTGTTCACCGGCGACGCGCTCGCCGACGACCTCTGCGTGCACGGCAACCCGATCGTCGAGCTGGCACACACCACCGACAATCCCCACGTCGACGTGTTCGTCCGGGTCAGCGAGGTGGACGCGCGGGATCGCTCCCGCAACGTCAGCGACGGGTATCGGCGGCTGGCCGAGCCGCTGGACCCGCTGCGCATCGAACTCGACGCCGTGGCACACCGATTCCGCGCCGGCTCGCGCATCCGCGTGCTCATCGCCGGCGGCTGGCATCCGCGCTATGCACGCAACCTCGGCACCGGCGAGCCGGTGGTGAGCGGCAGCCGAATGACACCGACCACCCACAGCGTGCACTTCGGCACGTCGCGGTTGCTGCTCCCGGTCGACCAGACCTCAGCCGACGGCATTGCGGACCCGGGCGGCGATCCGCGCTAG
- a CDS encoding DUF1802 family protein, which produces MTAALKEWSAVVHALLDGRQTVLLRKGGIHEKRFDVAADEFVLFPTVAHSHAERVRPEHRDLLTAAAADSTDDRLIVRAAAKVVAALAVNRPEHLEAIEDLHIWTTESVRKDRLDFRPKHRLAVLVVQAIPLAEPVTLARTADYAGCTSWVQVPITPSLASPVYDEAALARIAARVRNAVG; this is translated from the coding sequence ATGACGGCTGCGCTCAAGGAGTGGAGCGCGGTCGTGCATGCGCTGCTGGACGGTCGCCAGACCGTGCTGCTGCGCAAAGGCGGGATCCACGAAAAGCGCTTCGACGTCGCCGCCGACGAATTCGTGTTGTTTCCGACGGTGGCGCACAGCCACGCCGAGCGGGTCCGGCCCGAGCACCGGGATCTGCTGACCGCAGCGGCCGCCGACAGCACCGACGACCGGCTGATTGTCCGCGCAGCGGCCAAAGTTGTTGCCGCGCTTGCGGTTAACCGTCCCGAACACCTCGAGGCGATCGAGGACCTGCATATCTGGACCACCGAATCGGTCCGCAAGGACCGGCTGGACTTCCGGCCCAAGCATCGGCTGGCCGTGCTGGTGGTGCAGGCCATCCCGTTGGCCGAGCCGGTGACGCTGGCACGGACTGCGGACTATGCGGGATGCACCAGCTGGGTGCAGGTTCCGATCACCCCGAGCCTGGCGTCGCCCGTGTACGACGAGGCGGCGCTAGCGCGGATCGCCGCCCGGGTCCGCAATGCCGTCGGCTGA